A single region of the Malus sylvestris chromosome 8, drMalSylv7.2, whole genome shotgun sequence genome encodes:
- the LOC126631428 gene encoding ABSCISIC ACID-INSENSITIVE 5-like protein 3: MDDMTLGSGNGGERPQFPPLANLDGVQSQLGNIGSKPLNGMHFDELLKNVISADEGQLLQNPNSSSFSTSFFLGNLNGVLSKKSADEVWKGISHHELANSAANESLHQRNIRETAATPEHFLVRTGAINLGNQNAMMNAQPVMGIDPAVMVSQPADWFQFQVSAVQQRMTMLDSNFKVCESVYDNSTVNNLDYSENQVGMSIPMPAISASSSESHATAEKKRHFSDEIKEKTIERRQKRMIKNRESAARSRARKQAYTSQLEHEVFRLRKMNSWLKKQKEVEIILSSNPNSMPKYQLRRTSSAPF, encoded by the exons ATGGATGACATGACTTTGGGGTCTGGAAATGGAGGTGAGAGGCCGCAGTTTCCTCCTCTGGCTAATTTGGATGGGGTTCAAAGCCAGCTCGGAAATATAGGCAGCAAGCCCTTGAATGGTATGCATTTTGATGAGTTACTTAAAAATGTGATATCAGCTGATGAAGGGCAGCtgctacaaaaccctaattcttcctCTTTTTCCACTTCGTTTTTTCTTGGGAATTTGAATGGAGTATTGAGTAAGAAGAGTGCTGATGAAGTATGGAAGGGGATTTCTCACCATGAGCTTGCCAATTCTGCGGCCAACGAATCGTTGCACCAACGTAATATTAGGGAGACAGCAGCTACACCTGAACATTTTTTAGTTCGCACCGGCGCCATTAACTTAGGAAACCAAAATGCAATGATGAATGCTCAGCCGGTTATGGGTATTGATCCAGCGGTTATGGTGTCGCAGCCGGCAGATTGGTTTCAGTTTCAAGTGTCTGCTGTTCAGCAGCGAATGACAATGCTGGATTCAAATTTCAAGGTTTGTGAATCAGTGTATGATAACTCAACTGTGAATAATCTTGATTACTCGGAGAACCAAGTGGGCATGTCAATTCCAATGCCTGCAATATCAGCATCGTCTTCAGAATCTCACGCAACCGCTGAGAAGAAGCGCCATTTTTCTGATGAAATCAAGGAGAAAACGATAGAAAGGAGGCAGAAGCGGATGATCAAGAACCGTGAGTCAGCTGCCAGGTCTAGGGCAAGAAAGCAG GCTTATACCAGCCAGTTGGAGCATGAAGTATTCCGGTTGAGAAAAATGAATAGCTGGCTCAAAAAGCAAAAG GAGGTGGAAATTATCTTATcttcaaaccctaattctatGCCTAAATACCAACTCCGGCGAACCAGTTCGGCTCCCTTCTAG
- the LOC126630927 gene encoding protein bfr2-like, which translates to METKSRTSTGRGASAAVQLLEATFGQFLLLTCAWDALLANLLTAPALLSLPQDPSALSTTCGQKSHGDDESEHSNSKAVDGDKDGGEDKNGDGGFGDTEEELSSEDGGGAGDNPNRKSNNSKANPGGEGGEVGEEGEEEEEEDGNENDDDGEDDGDDGDEGNEDDDDSDDDDEGGVKDEEEIVDEDEPEDDEEEDEEEALQPPKKRKK; encoded by the exons ATGGAGACCAAAAGCCGTACGTCGACGGGTCGTGGTGCTTCTGCTGCCGTTCAACTACTTGAAGCTACGTTTGGTCAGTTCTTGTTGCTAACGTGCGCCTGGGATGCTCTTCTTGCTAATCTGCTCACCGCCCCTGCCTTGCTTTCTCTGCCTCAA GATCCTTCTGCGCTCTCAACCACCTGTGGACAGAAAAGTCACGGCGACGATGAGAGTGAACATTCCAACTCCAAAGCAGTTGATGGTGACAAAGATGGAGGTGAAGATAAGAATGGTGACGGCGGCTTTGGAGACACTGAAGAGGAGCTATCTTCGGAAGACGGAGGAGGCGCTGGGGACAATCCTAATCGGAAAAGCAACAATTCCAAAGCCAACCCCGGAGGAGAAGGCGGAGAAGTAGGCGAAGAAggtgaagaggaagaggaggaagatggCAATGAGAATGATGATGACGGTGAGGATGATGGGGATGATGGGGATGAAGGCAATGAAGATGATGACGACAGTGACGACGATGATGAAGGCGGGGTCAAGGACGAGGAGGAAATTGTAGACGAGGATGAACcggaggatgatgaagaagagGACGAGGAAGAGGCCCTTCAGCCCCCTAAGAAGAGGAAAAAGTGA
- the LOC126630923 gene encoding uncharacterized protein LOC126630923, which yields MNRKSNCAICENSNLASICAVCVNYRLNEYNNTLKALKSRRDSLYSRLTEVLVAKGKADDQINWRVLQNEKLVRLREKLRHNKEQLVQGKAKIEKASYDRKVKDGVLESALFALGKNRAEQLDKFYPNLICTQNLGHMAITSERLHKQSVVIKQICKLFPQRRVNVDEKKNFGSGGLYDQICNACLPRGLDPHSVPSEELAASLGYMVQLLNLVVQNLAAPALHNSGFAGSCSRIWQRDSYWNARPSSRSNEYPLFIPRQNYCSSSGENSWSDKSSSNNFGVDSIESVRKPHLDSSGGSFNYTSASSHTVETHNDLQRGISLLKKSVACITAYCYNSLCLDVPSEVSTFEAFAKLLATLSSSKEVHSVFSLKLACSRSCKQVQQLNKSVWNVDSAISSTTLLDSAHAMALTKNLYEKNLPNYSTTFLSSTELSDGKNESLIEEWDLVERPTFPPPPSQPEDIEHWTRAMIIDAKRK from the exons ATGAACCGGAAATCTAATTGTGCTATTTGTGAGAATTCAAATCTTGCTTCTATCTGTGCTGTTTGTGTGAATTACAG ATTAAATGAGTATAACAATACTCTGAAGGCACTGAAGAGTCGTCGCGATTCATTGTATTCAAGATTGACTGAAGTGCTTGTCGCAAAG GGTAAGGCTGATGATCAAATAAATTGGAGAGTGCTTCAAAATGAGAAGCTTGTGAGGTTGAGGGAAAAACTCCGGCATAATAAAGAACAGCTTGTGCAAG GGAAGGCTAAGATTGAGAAGGCGTCCTATGACCGTAAAGTCAAGGATGGGGTGCTTGAATCGGCCCTCTTTGCG TTGGGAAAGAATCGTGCGGAACAACTGGATAAGTTCTATCCCAACCTTATATGCACTCAGAACTTAGGGCAT ATGGCCATTACCTCTGAACGCCTTCATAAACAGTCAGTAGTtataaaacaaatatgcaaattgTTTCCCCAACGTCGG GTGAATGtagatgaaaagaaaaattttgGATCTGGTGGTTTATACGATCAAATTTGCAATGCATGCTTACCAAGAGGGCTAGATCCACACTCAGTTCCATCAGAAGAGCTTGCTGCTTCCTTGGG GTACATGGTTCAACTCCTGAATCTTGTTGTTCAGAACTTAGCTGCTCCAGCACTTCATAACTCAGGTTTTGCG GGTTCTTGCTCTAGGATATGGCAAAGAGATTCTTATTGGAATGCGCGCCCTTCTTCTCGGAG CAATGAATATCCCCTATTTATACCACGCCAAAATTATTGCTCCAGTAGTGGGGAAAATTCTTGGTCTGACAAAAGCTCAAGTAATAATTTTGGTGTTGATTCAATAGAATCTGTGAGGAAACCACATCTGGATTCTTCTGGTGGTAGCTTTAATTACACTTCCGCTTCTTCACACACTGTTGAAACGCACAATGATTTGCAGAGAGGGATTTCACTTCTTAAGAAAAGTGTCGCATGCATTACAGCGTACTGCTATAACTCACTATGTTTAGATGTTCCTTCTGAGGTATCTACATTTGAAGCATTTGCAAAATTGTTGGCCACATTATCTTCTTCCAAGGAAGTTCATTCTGTGTTCTCGTTAAAATTGGCATGCTCAAG GTCATGTAAGCAAGTTCAACAACTAAACAAATCTGTGTGGAATGTGGATTCGGCCATATCGTCAACCACTCTATTGGATAGCGCACATGCAATGGCACTAACG AAAAACTTGTATGAAAAAAACCTTCCAAATTATTCCACCACCTTTCTTAGCTCCACTGAGTTGTCAGATGGGAAGAATGAATCCCTTATTGAAGAATGGGATCTTGTGGAACGTCCTACTTTTCCGCCTCCACCATCACAGCCCGAGGATATTGAGCATTGGACACGAGCCATGATCATCGATGCTAAAAGAAAATGA
- the LOC126630924 gene encoding uncharacterized protein At4g37920-like → MEVSTATLQPSCSFPLRAPRPATRERVSSLSSIRSSPKSISLSYSITKGCDLVVREPVKLRWSSVVAATVGDTTAVPNSCSSGEELPVSDSSNPISVEDQPSGNGEKGEEKGGVGGLDDHKMTRICDKLIEVFLVDKPTPTDWRRLLAFSKEWDDIRPHFYTRCQDRADAEDDPGMKHNLLRLGRKLKEIDEDVQRHNELLKVVRGAQSEISEIVSRRRKDFTQEFFVHLHTVAESYYNNPTEQTALASIGNMCLADVQAYDSATESIEALNAAELKFQDIIDSPTVDAACRKIDHLAEKNQLDSALVMMITKAWSAAKESSMTKDEVKDVLYHLYVTARGNLQRLMPKEIRILKYLLTIEDPEERLAALHDAFTPGEELEGTDVDNLFTTPVQLHTWMKAIVDAYHFSQEGTLIREARDLMNPKIIQKMEELKKLVENKFL, encoded by the exons ATGGAGGTTTCCACCGCCACCCTCCAACCGTCTTGTTCTTTCCCACTCAGAGCCCCTAGACCCGCCACCAGAGAACGcgtctcttctctctcctccatcaGATCCTCCCCTAAATCTATCTCCCTATCTTATAGCATCACCAAAG GTTGTGACTTAGTAGTTAGAGAACCAGTTAAGTTACGGTGGTCCTCTGTTGTTGCTGCTACGGTTGGTGATACAACTGCAGTGCCAAATAGTTGCTCTAGTGGAGAAGAGTTGCCCGTTTCTGATTCTTCTAATCCCATATCGGTGGAAGATCAGCCCAGTGGAAATGGTGAGAAAGGGGAAGAGAAAGGTGGGGTTGGGGGATTGGACGACCACAAGATGACCCGAATATGTGACAAGCTTATTGAGGTTTTCTTGGTTGACAAGCCCACTCCAACTGACTGGAGAAGATTATTAGCTTTCAGTAAGGAATGGGACGATATCCGGCCTCATTTCTATACGCGGTGTCAGGACCGTGCAGATGCTGAGGATGATCCTGGAATGAAGCATAACCTACTGCGGcttggacggaaattgaaagaG ATTGATGAAGATGTGCAAAGACACAATGAACTTCTTAAAGTCGTTAGAGGGGCTCAATCAGAAATTAGTGAAATTGTTTCCAGACGCCGCAAAGATTTCACTCAAGAATTTTTTGTGCATCTCCACACTGTTGCTGAATCCTATTACAACAATCCGACAGAGCAAACTG CTTTGGCAAGTATTGGAAATATGTGCTTGGCTGATGTGCAAGCATATGATTCTGCAACCGAAAGCATTGAAGCACTGAATGCGGCAGAGCTGAAATTTCAAGATATTATCGACTCTCCAACTGTTGATGCGGCTTGTAGGAAGATAGATCACTTGGCTGAGAAAAATCAACTCGACTCAGCATTGGTGATGATGATCACAAAAGCTTGGTCTGCTGCCAAAGAGTCGAGCATGACGAAGGATGAG GTAAAGGACGTACTTTATCATTTGTACGTGACCGCAAGAGGTAATCTTCAGAGACTCATGCCAAAAGAAATTCGGATACTTAAGTATCTTCTCACAATTGAGGATCCTGAGGAGCGTCTGGCCGCCTTACACGATGCATTTACCCCAGGAGAGGAACTTGAAGGGACGGATGTAGATAACCTTTTCAC GACCCCGGTGCAGCTTCACACCTGGATGAAGGCTATTGTGGACGCTTACCATTTCAGCCAGGAAGGCACTCTAATAAGGGAAGCAAGAGACCTCATGAATCCAAAGATCATTCAAAAAATGGAGGAGCTGAAGAAGTTAGTTGAAAACAAGTTCCTGTGA
- the LOC126630921 gene encoding uncharacterized protein LOC126630921, with amino-acid sequence MEKEASPKENITSLVDAQDLDKDTLALQKDQGEPSKETKTPSTSTGGPKVDNDGGEDVLIDKTDRSEDVKSKDGGKNLDNNPRHGDIGGKIDESRDLESRVQDKELDSDKGQRDSAHKVESKEQQEKLHKDGLHDSLGRKADESKDLESKNQEETNQTTDEILGEEEEQEPVFDGNEIPGMAANRSMSTRSLDLDSENQGVVEKAVALKNLVKVKGVVVVSTFLRRLSGKRDEDGDAENKAAQREEVTEGRAQAIAIKGRIILYTRLGCQDCKETRLFFHRKKLPYVEINIDVYPSRKLELEKFAGSYAVPKVFFNEILIGGLSELKGLDESGKLDEKIEYLISEAPSSEAPLPPLSGEDDLSNSGAIDELALLARKMKEFVDVKDRFHKMRRFTNCFSGSEAVDFLSEDQYLEREEAIEFGRKLASKLFFQNVLEENLFEDGNHLYRFLDDDPIVSQCQNIPRGIIDVKPKPILEIASRLRFLYFAILEAYVSEDGKHVDYRSIHGSEEFARYMRIVEELQRVEVKDMKREERLAFFINLYNMMAIHAILVWGHPAGAIERKRMFGDFNYVVGGSTYSLSAIQNGILRGNQRPPYNLMKPFGAKDKRSLVALPYPEPLIHFALVCGTRSGPALRCYSPGDIDKELMEAARDFLRNGGLFIDFDSKVASANKILKWFSIDFGKNDVEVLKHSSNYLDPAVSEALLEFLADSQLKVIYQPYDWGLNC; translated from the exons ATGGAGAAGGAGGCTTCACCTAAGGAAAATATCACAAGTCTTGTGGATGCTCAAGATTTGGACAAAGATACACTTGCTCTTCAGAAAGATCAGGGTGAACcatcaaaggagacaaaaaCTCCGAGTACAAGCACTGGTGGTCCCAAGGTAGACAATGATGGTGGAGAAGATGTACTAATTGATAAGACTGACAGGAGCGAGGATGTGAAGTCTAAAGATGGGGGCAAAAACTTGGACAATAACCCAAGACACGGTGACATAGGTGGGAAGATTGATGAGAGTAGGGATTTGGAATCAAGAGTTCAAGACAAAGAATTAGACTCCGATAAGGGACAAAGGGACTCTGCTCATAAGGTGGAGTCCAAAGAACAACAAGAAAAATTGCACAAAGATGGTTTACATGATAGCTTGGGTAGGAAGGCAGATGAAAGCAAGGATTTGGAGTCCAAAAATCAGGAGGAGACAAATCAAACCACAGATGAAATTCTTGGTGAGGAGGAAGAGCAAGAGCCGGTGTTTGATGGAAACGAGATTCCCGGGATGGCAGCTAACAGAAGTATGTCCACTCGTTCTTTAGATCTTGATTCAGAGAACCAGGGGGTAGTTGAAAAGGCAGTGGCACTTAAAAACCTTGTTAAGGTTAAGGGTGTAGTTGTGGTCTCCACATTTCTGCGTCGCCTTTCTGGCAAAAGAGATGAAGATGGTGATGCAGAAAACAAAGCTGCACAGAGGGAGGAAGTCACTGAAGGACGAGCACAAGCTATAGCCATAAAAGGAAGAATTATTCTGTACACAAGATTAGGATGCCAGGACTGCAAAGAGACTAGGTTATTTTTCCACAGGAAGAAGCTCCCATATGTTGAGATCAATATTGATGTGTATCCCAGTAGAAAGCTTGAGTTAGAGAAATTTGCTGGGTCTTATGCTGTTCCAAAGGTTTTCTTCAATGAAATCCTGATTGGAGGCTTAAGTGAGCTAAAGGGCTTGGACGAGTCTGGAAAACTTGATGAGAAGATTGAATATCTGATTAGTGAAGCACCGTCATCAGAAGCTCCTTTGCCGCCACTTTCGGGTGAAGACGATTTGTCCAACAGTGGAGCTATTGATGAACTAGCTTTACTTGCCCGGAAAATGAAAGAATTTGTTGATGTGAAGGACCGTTTTCATAAAATGCGCAGGTTCACAAACTGTTTTTCAGGTTCAGAAGCAGTGGATTTCTTATCAGAGGATCAGTATCTGGAAAGGGAAGag GCTATTGAATTTGGGAGAAAGCTTGCAAGCAAACTCTTTTTTCAGAATGTTCTTGA GGAAAACCTGTTTGAGGATGGGAACCACTTGTATCGGTTCTTGGATGATGATCCAATTGTATCTCAATGTCAGAACATTCCAAGGGGTATAATTGATGTAAAGCCAAAACCCATCCTAGAAATTGCATCAAGGTTGAGGTTTTTATATTTTGCAATTCTTGAGGCCTATGTGTCAGAGGATGGAAAGCATGTTGATTACAGAAGTATCCATGGAAGTGAGGAATTTGCAag ATATATGAGAATAGTAGAAGAGCTTCAAAGAGTGGAAGTGAAGGATATGAAGAGGGAGGAGAGACTTGCTTTCTTTATAAATCTCTACAATATGATGGCCATCCATGCGATATTGGTATGGGGTCATCCAGCCGGAGCAATAGAACGAAAGAGGATGTTTGGAGACTTCAATTATGTTGTTGGTGGGTCCACATACTCACTTTCAGCTATTCAAAATGGTATTTTACGTGGAAACCAGCGACCACCATACAATCTCATGAAGCCATTTGGTGCAAAAGATAAGCGTTCGCTG GTGGCTCTTCCTTACCCAGAACCTCTTATTCATTTTGCGCTGGTTTGCGGTACTCGATCTGGCCCTGCTCTTCGCTGCTATTCTCCTGGTGACATTGATAAAGAGTTGATGGAAGCAGCCCGTGATTTCTTAAGAAATGGAGGTCTTTTTATCGATTTTGATTCCAAGGTTGCATCAGCTAACAAGATTCTTAAATG GTTTAGCATAGATTTTGGTAAGAATGATGTAGAGGTACTGAAGCACTCGTCAAACTACCTCGATCCAGCTGTCTCGGAAGCTTTACTGGAATTTCTTGCCGACTCTCAGTTGAAGGTGATATACCAGCCTTATGACTGGGGTTTGAACTGCTAA
- the LOC126630922 gene encoding probable glycerol-3-phosphate acyltransferase 3 encodes MSGNLCSLEELSSSFQFHSKPSNISSPPKHKCSQPHATHFKFQKFKSLAHKSKVLSDKTVFFHFEEALLKSSASLFPYFMLVAFEAGGLFRAMVLFLLSPLVVLVGGELGLNIMVFLCFFGIRKDRMRVGTAVLPKFFLEDVGNEGLDVVLRCGKKVGVSEFPRVMVEGILKDYVGVDVVVARELKVVGGYFVGLMEEKKTNCLDPNVVVLEEVVKEDSEAIGIIGCQDSFLQHEQLFSRCKEEIYMVTEAEKQTWKTLAREKYPKPLIFHDGRLAFFPTPLATLAMFMYFPLGIFICIIRFLTGMFLPHSIACPILAFTGAINTISKPKSLISPTTGSQKQRGRLYVCNHRTLLDPLYVQLAIDKPLSAVTYSLSKVNEKIAPMKTIRLTRDRERDGKTMEKLLQQGDLVVCPEGTTCREPYLLRFSPLFAELTDDIVPVAIDVNVNMFYGTCASGFKSLDPVFHLMNPQPVYTLQLLHKLPEPETCKIGGKSRFEVANHVQNEIGKTLGFECTSLTRKDKYMVLAGNDGSLKSSR; translated from the exons ATGTCTGGAAACCTATGCTCCCTAGAAGAACTTTCCTCCTCCTTCCAATTCCACAGCAAACCAAGCAACATATCATCCCCTCCAAAACACAAATGCAGCCAACCCCATGCAACCCACTTCAAGTTTCAGAAGTTCAAATCCCTTGCTCATAAGTCAAAAGTGCTTTCAGACAAAACAGTGTTTTTCCACTTTGAGGAAGCACTTTTGAAGTCATCAGCTTCACTGTTTCCTTACTTCATGCTTGTGGCCTTTGAGGCTGGAGGGCTTTTCAGAGCTATGGTCTTGTTTCTCTTGAGCCCTCTAGTGGTTTTGGTTGGTGGAGAGTTAGGGCtaaatattatggtttttttgtgcttttttgGGATTAGGAAGGATAGGATGAGGGTTGGGACTGCTGTCCTGCCCAAGTTTTTTTTGGAGGATGTTGGGAATGAAGGGCTTGATGTGGTATTGAGATGTGGGAAAAAAGTGGGAGTGAGTGAGTTTCCTAGGGTGATGGTTGAAGGGATTTTGAAAGATTATGTTGGGGTTGATGTTGTTGTTGCAAGAGAGCTCAAGGTTGTTGGTGGATACTTTGTAGGGTTGATGGAGGAAAAAAAGACTAACTGTTTGGATCCAAATGTGGTGGTTCTTGAAGAGGTGGTCAAGGAAGATTCTGAAGCCATTGGCATAATTGGTTGTCAAGATAGTTTTTTGCAGCATGAGCAACTCTTTTCTCGTTGCAAG gAGGAGATTTACATGGTGACTGAAGCTGAGAAGCAAACCTGGAAAACCCTAGCAAGAGAAAAATACCCAAAACCCTTGATTTTTCATGATGGAAGATTGGCCTTCTTCCCAACCCCACTAGCCACCTTAGCCATGTTCATGTACTTCCCTCTAGGAATTTTCATCTGCATCATAAGATTCCTCACAGGCATGTTTCTCCCTCACAGCATTGCCTGTCCAATCTTAGCCTTCACAGGCGCAATCAACACAATTTCAAAACCCAAATCCCTGATTTCCCCAACAACTGgttcccaaaaacaaagggGAAGACTTTATGTCTGCAACCATAGAACCCTCCTAGATCCACTCTATGTTCAACTAGCCATTGACAAACCCCTCTCTGCTGTCACATACAGTTTGAGCAAAGTCAATGAGAAAATTGCCCCCATGAAAACCATCAGATTAACtagggatagagagagagatgggaaaaCAATGGAGAAACTGTTGCAACAAGGAGACCTTGTGGTTTGCCCAGAAGGAACAACATGCAGAGAGCCTTATTTGTTGAGGTTCAGCCCTTTGTTTGCTGAGCTCACTGATGACATTGTTCCTGTGGCCATTGATGTGAACGTAAACATGTTTTATGGTACATGTGCAAGTGGGTTCAAAAGTTTGGATCCagtttttcacttaatgaatccACAACCTGTTTACACCCTCCAGCTGCTTCATAAATTGCCTGAACCAGAAACATGCAAGATTGGTGGGAAATCCAGGTTTGAAGTTGCCAATCATGTACAGAATGAGATAGGTAAGACTTTAGGGTTTGAGTGCACCAGTCTCACAAGGAAAGATAAGTACATGGTGTTGGCTGGCAATGATGGGAGCCTGAAGAGCTCGAGGTGA